Proteins encoded by one window of Paenibacillus urinalis:
- a CDS encoding carbon starvation protein A: MITFIISILLLVLGYFTYGKYIEKMFGVKDSRSTPAYVNQDGVDYLPMSTSKNSLIQLLNIAGVGPIFGPIMGALYGPVAFLWIVFGCIFAGAVHDYLTGMISIRNRGAHLPELAGKFLGKVMKHVVNAFAILLLILVGTVFVTSPASLIHNLIEGRISMGIILIAIFVYYILATLLPIDKIIGRFYPIFGALLLISSVGVGAMLIFKQAPIPELTLTNLHPDNLPIFPLLFLTITCGALSGFHATQTPIISRTTQREGQGRKIFYGMMIAEGIIAMVWAAAAMSLFQGPVGLNELLAEGGTGLVVSEVAKVTLGAYVGTLAVLGVIVLPITSGDTAFRSARMIIADYIKLPQLSIKRRLIIAVPLFVISIVLTQIDFNILWRYFSWANQATGVIALFVGAMYLYVARKNFWVALIPGALMLYTTMVYILNAEIGFRMSMDASYIAGGVISVVLVVVFFRAAQKARANELPLDVDVSDYNRAA; this comes from the coding sequence TTGATTACATTTATCATATCAATCTTGCTGTTGGTACTCGGTTACTTCACGTATGGAAAATATATTGAAAAGATGTTCGGGGTTAAAGATTCACGTTCGACCCCTGCTTATGTAAATCAGGACGGTGTAGACTATCTGCCGATGAGCACAAGCAAGAACTCGTTGATTCAGCTGCTCAATATTGCAGGTGTCGGCCCGATTTTTGGCCCGATTATGGGAGCGTTATACGGACCAGTTGCTTTTTTATGGATCGTATTCGGCTGTATTTTTGCCGGAGCGGTACATGACTATTTAACGGGTATGATCTCCATTCGCAACCGCGGAGCCCACCTGCCTGAGCTTGCGGGTAAGTTCCTTGGAAAAGTAATGAAGCATGTTGTAAACGCATTCGCTATTTTGCTGCTGATCTTGGTAGGAACGGTGTTCGTCACTTCTCCAGCGAGCCTGATTCATAACCTGATAGAAGGACGAATCAGCATGGGAATTATACTCATCGCTATTTTCGTTTACTACATTCTGGCTACATTGCTGCCGATTGATAAGATTATCGGTCGTTTCTATCCAATCTTTGGTGCACTGCTCTTGATATCTTCAGTGGGTGTCGGAGCTATGCTGATCTTTAAGCAAGCCCCAATTCCTGAGCTGACGCTGACGAACCTCCACCCGGATAATCTGCCGATCTTCCCACTGTTATTCCTGACGATTACATGTGGTGCCTTGTCAGGCTTTCATGCGACGCAGACACCGATTATCTCACGGACAACACAGCGTGAAGGGCAAGGGCGCAAAATTTTCTATGGTATGATGATCGCAGAGGGGATTATTGCCATGGTATGGGCTGCAGCAGCGATGAGCCTGTTCCAAGGTCCGGTTGGCTTAAATGAGCTGCTTGCAGAAGGAGGCACCGGGTTAGTTGTAAGTGAGGTAGCGAAGGTGACCCTTGGTGCATATGTGGGTACGCTTGCTGTGCTTGGTGTTATTGTCCTGCCGATTACTTCAGGCGATACAGCGTTCCGAAGTGCACGAATGATCATTGCAGACTATATCAAGCTGCCGCAGCTGAGCATTAAGAGACGTCTGATCATTGCTGTTCCGCTCTTCGTTATTTCGATCGTACTGACTCAGATTGACTTTAACATCCTGTGGAGATATTTCTCTTGGGCGAATCAAGCAACGGGTGTCATTGCCTTGTTTGTCGGAGCGATGTATCTGTATGTCGCACGGAAAAACTTCTGGGTAGCCCTCATTCCGGGAGCTCTAATGCTGTACACAACCATGGTTTATATCCTGAATGCAGAGATTGGCTTCCGTATGAGCATGGATGCTTCGTATATAGCAGGAGGAGTCATTAGTGTTGTATTGGTTGTTGTCTTTTTCAGAGCTGCACAAAAAGCACGCGCCAATGAGCTTCCTCTGGACGTCGACGTATCAGATTACAACCGGGCAGCCTGA